The following are encoded in a window of Haliaeetus albicilla chromosome 1, bHalAlb1.1, whole genome shotgun sequence genomic DNA:
- the LRRTM1 gene encoding leucine-rich repeat transmembrane neuronal protein 1: MDFLLIGLCLNWLLRKPPGLILCTLGIFSKMLPAVNSGCPQLCRCEGRLLYCESLNLTEMPRNLSGMMGLSLRYNSLSELHDGQFTGLMQLTWLYLDHNHICSVEGNAFQKLRRVKELTLSSNKITQLPNTTFRPMPNLRSVDLSYNNLQSLEPDLFHGLRKLTTLHMRSNAIKFVPVRIFQDCRSLKFLDIGYNQLKSLARNSFAGLFKLTELHLEHNDLVKVNLAHFPRLISLHSLCLRRNKVTIVVNTLDWIWQLEKMDLSGNEIEYIEPHVFESVPHLKSLQLDSNRLTYIDSRVLDSWKSLTSISLSANAWDCSRNVCALASWLSNFKGRYDSNLLCATPEYAQGEDVLDAVYAFHLCEDAADPTSVNTLSPVTNNSDQTFGYGSATATYDVQDGEGDRTTYAVTVTMPGENSENAVQIHKVVTGTMALIFSFLIVVLVLYVSWKCFPASLRQLRQCFVTQRRKQKQKQTMHQMAAMSAQEYYVDYKPNHIEGALVIINEYGSCSCHQQPARECEV; the protein is encoded by the coding sequence ATGGATTTCCTTCTTATTGGTCTCTGTTTAAACTGGCTGCTGAGGAAGCCCCCGGGGTTGATATTGTGTACGCTGGGTatcttttctaaaatgcttCCAGCCGTGAATAGTGGGTGTCCACAGCTATGTCGGTGTGAGGGCAGGCTTTTGTACTGTGAATCACTGAATCTTACAGAGATGCCTCGCAACCTGTCGGGCATGATGGGCTTGTCTCTGCGGTACAACAGCCTTTCAGAGCTGCATGATGGACAGTTCACAGGGTTAATGCAGCTCACGTGGCTCTATCTGGATCACAATCACATTTGCTCAGTGGAGGGGAATGCCTTTCAAAAATTGCGGCGAGTTAAAGAGCTCACCCTGAGTTCCAACAAAATAACCCAACTGCCCAACACCACTTTCCGACCCATGCCAAACTTGCGCAGTGTGGATTTATCGTACAACAACCTACAGTCTTTGGAGCCTGACCTGTTTCACGGGCTGAGAAAACTAACAACTTTGCACATGCGGTCGAACGCCATCAAGTTCGTGCCAGTGAGAATTTTTCAGGACTGTCGCAGCCTGAAGTTTCTAGACATAGGATACAATCAGTTAAAGAGCCTGGCTCGAAACTCTTTTGCAGGCTTGTTCAAACTCACTGAGCTGCACCTCGAGCACAATGACTTGGTGAAGGTGAATTTAGCCCATTTTCCCCGGCTCATCTCCCTGCACTCTCTCTGCTTGCGAAGGAATAAAGTTACCATCGTAGTAAACACTTTGGACTGGATATGGCAGCTCGAAAAAATGGACCTCTCCGGCAACGAAATCGAGTACATCGAGCCTCACGTTTTCGAAAGCGTACCTCACCTCAAATCCCTGCAGCTGGACTCCAACCGGCTGACCTACATCGACTCCCGAGTCCTGGACTCCTGGAAGTCCCTCACTAGCATCAGCCTTTCTGCGAACGCCTGGGATTGCAGCCGTAACGTTTGCGCCCTGGCCTCCTGGCTGAGCAACTTCAAGGGTCGCTACGACAGCAATCTGCTCTGTGCCACCCCCGAGTACGCGCAGGGCGAGGACGTTCTGGACGCGGTGTACGCTTTCCACTTGTGCGAAGACGCGGCGGACCCAACGAGCGTTAACACCCTCTCCCCCGTAACGAACAACAGCGACCAAACGTTCGGCTACGGCTCCGCCACCGCCACGTACGACGTGCAGGACGGCGAAGGCGACCGAACGACCTACGCCGTAACCGTGACCATGCCCGGCGAGAACTCGGAGAACGCCGTTCAGATTCACAAGGTGGTGACGGGGACCATGGCgctcattttttccttcctcatcGTGGTTTTAGTGTTGTACGTCTCCTGGAAGTGCTTTCCGGCCAGCTTAAGGCAACTAAGACAGTGCTTTGTAACACAGCgcagaaagcagaagcaaaaacaGACCATGCATCAAATGGCTGCCATGTCAGCCCAGGAGTATTACGTTGATTACAAACCCAACCACATTGAGGGAGCCCTGGTGATCATTAATGAGTACGGATCTTGTTCCTGTCACCAGCAGCCAGCGAGGGAATGCGAGGTGTGA